Within the Penaeus chinensis breed Huanghai No. 1 chromosome 43, ASM1920278v2, whole genome shotgun sequence genome, the region ggttagatcaagtgaaggatgtatatgcattttaggaatgaaaacaggttgtcaaagcagaaagtgtgagaagttgttggagggatcacgaaaaatcggtcccatttggctgggctaaatagagtatttaagaattttgtagagatgggggtagtagaaggacgggggcatgtggaagagggagtagtgttgagggacgtagtgctatggggaggtggacaataaggttgtaaggtagtaataacggaggatggggtagttgatgaagaaggttgtgggggtatagttgttgaagttgagcatgttgggagtagaaatgtctcctggggtgttgattagggtggatactgtactagtcggcattgaggagggggtattagttgtagtgttcagagccgtggtcaaaggagagcttggggtcagggaatcgggcgagtttgaattggtggagctatttgatgaagaggcaattgcctctaataatggtatggttaatggttaatggttaatgattattcattgttggccatgataagcctggagtatgttgggcagagaaacggtccacccctcagggtcgcttgaggggtaagggctagacaagcaggggaataccgtgcccatggctccctcagggcgttcaggactggcacaaagtcagcctttcatcctttcagcacggctcttacaccttaggaagtggatagtagaagtggttggtgaagggacagaaaggataaagtaggaggggaaaaaaaaagaccatgcaaaatttgttgagtcgagggctgagtcccaaggttggggagttccccagcattgggtcccagtctccgcctcctaagcccccccacgacaacaacgggcaagggattgggggggggggggtacaagagAGAATAGAACCtaaaacaagaaagtaaaagCATATGAATCCaaaacaagggagaaagaaacagaacccacaacaagaaacaaaaaaacagaacccacaagaaagaaagaaagcacccACAACAAGGGAGAAGAAGCCCGTGAATccccagggagaggagaggaagaggagactgaACCCACAGCAAGGGAGAAGAAGCCCATGAACCCCCAAaaccagggagaggaagaggagactaaACCCACagcaagaaacaaaagaaacagaaacagcaaGGGAGAAGAAGCCCGAGAACCCCAAAACCAGGGAGAAGAAGCCCCAGAGCCCCAaaacaagggagaggaaaaggagactgAACCcacaacaagaaacaaaagaaacagaaccCACAACCAGGGAGAAGAAGCCCGAGAGCCCAAACTCAGGGAGAGGAAGCCTGAGAGCCCCTAACCCAGGGAAAGGAAGCCCGAGAGCCCCAAACCCAGGGAGAGGAAGCCCGAGAGCCCCAAAcccagggggaggaagaggcgacgGCCCCGGAGCCCCGCGTCGCCCATTCAAACTTCGCGGGTCAGGCGACCAAAACAAACGGTGACGTCATCGCCCAGCCGCCGACGACGTGAATGACAGGTCGcgagaattttttattttttttctgtcgttttagTTGAATTTAGAGCAGGTTATTGTTGTTGagttgtgtggatgggtgtgtggtcATTGTAGGATGGGTCAATTgaggatattattttttttgttctttatagttcaggtatcatgcgaacccaacctctcttactctttatttaCTCCCCCTATTTATTAGCCCTTTCGTgtcagattagaaaaaaaaaggggcgGTATTAAGGGTATTGTGGAATTGGTCTCTTAATGTGGTGACATGCAGCGGATAACTTGTTTTTATAACTCTTTATTTCTTGTGCTCTTATGAGATGTcaagtgtccatttccctctacctctttgcGTCGGTCTTTAACATTTACCCGAATCTTTACTATATACACGTAGACTTTTCACCTGGACACTGATGGCATTGAGGCCACTCTGATTAATGTAAATGTTTACTGCTACAGTACATGGAGAGTTTGTTAATTCTGGTTGTGTATTGGGTAGTTCTTTTCTGCGTTTCAGGGAGTGTTTGCAGTCCCCTAAGGTCTGGTCTAGGGTAGTAGGGTAATGGAACTGATTACTTTCGTGAGGAACTGGTAACCTTTGTAAATGTGTATCTGTAGTTTGATTGTTTCTTGTGCAGATTTGGTTTGTCTGTATTCTGGATGTGATTTAGGGTGTTGGAAGTTTATAATGGAGCGAATGTTTAAAATTTTAGCTTTTTAGACATGCTAATATTTTAGTTTTATAACatgaaaatataagtatatataacatatgactGTGACCTCAGCCATGTTCTTACTTTAGGAAAACctgaaaaaaactataaattatGTAGCAGTCTTAGAGATACTTCTTATTATCATACATGTTGTGAAGAGTATCTGTACTTGAGGAGTATGTGAAAAATATGCTAAACCAATGCAGTTAATGTATAGAGACATACTTTTTGTTCaaataaaagaaatttaattGAGAGTTACTGTTAGACAACAGGGGAAGTGGTGTGAGAACTTGACCATGTGAGTCATAGCAgcatctcattattattgttattatattaattattattgtcatagtggCTAGAGGTACTAGACActtaaggtcatatagcacttgTTCTTGAATAGTGTGCAGACCAACTGGCATCCATGTGTTAAAGTGACAGTATCACTCCAGAACTCTAAATGTGTTTCTTTGCGCAGGTTGGGATGGCTGTGACTTGATGGCGATCACACAGCTGGAAGGCAAAGGGCATCGGAAAAGATGTGTGGCTTGCCGTTGCGCTCCCAGTTGGTGCATGTATTGATGCTGTAAATATGGCGGTTAGCGACTGAGGCTAAGGTTATCGTAGTCGCATTGCAGGACGGGATAAATATACTGCCTCACTGGAGATTTTACAATTAGCAGGTTAGTATACTTCTGTGGTGAATTTAAACCCAATTGTACTATATTTGTCATGAAACATTGGTGAATGTATTTTAAGATAGGTTTCACTATGAACAGGGTGGCGAGCTAATGTAAAGATGCAGAGATAATTACGGAAAGGAATAGAGCTCGTCAAGAAGGCCTGCAAAGTAGAAACTATAATGAACAAAACCAAAGGTATGTAAATGGTGTCTAGACcttgtattttttcctcttctataaAAGTGAGTGAAAAAAATCTATGCAAAATTTTGTTAAGAGGTGACAGAATGCCCCAGGGGTACacccaggaatatatatatatatatatatatatatatatatatatatatatacacacatatatacatatatacatatatatatatacatatatatatacacacatatatatatacatatatacatatatacatatatacatatatacatatatacatatacatatatacatatatacatatatacatatatacatatacatatatacatatatacatatatacatatatacatacatacatacatacatacatacatacatacatacatacatacatatatacatataaatgtatatgtattttttttaaaagaaaacaaaattggcaataaaaaaaagtatcatgTTCAAGccacttttatttacttttctgtaTTTGAAATACACCAACAATGAAATGTCTTACTTGTATAAACAAAACCTCATGTATAAccagttgtcattatcatttcttaccCCCTTGGCCCATCCCTCTCTGGGTGGATCCCTGGGAAGTCCCATATTTAGTTAGTAGATAAAGTAGACCATGTGGTAAAGGAAGATGCTCAGCAAGGTCTAACTTTAATAGggctgtgatagagagagagagtgagagtgagagtgagagtgagagtgagagtgagagtgagagtgagagtgagagtgagagtgagagtgagagtgagagtgagagtgagagtgagagtgagagtgagagtgagagtgagagtgagagacgagagagacgagaggaggagatgatggggttgggagagagagatgaggagagcaaggtgagagagaggagttgaagaggagagagtgagaagagagagagagtgagtgattgtgagTTGAGTGTAAAAGAGTTTTGTGATTGTGATGTGATGacgtgagtgagaagagagagagagagagagagactatggagAAAATTTGTGACcggatgagaggagtgagagagagtgagagagaaggagataggggagaggagaggagagagtgagatgagagagagagatgagagagataacgagagatggagagtgagagagagatgagaatgagaatgagaatgagaatgagaaagagagagagagagagagtgagagtgagagtgagagtgagagtgagatagagagagagtgagagtgagatagagagaggagttcTGAAATGTATTCCAGATTTTTGGAAGATGAACCTCTCTTCTTGTTGATTACAGCCATCACTTCTATTACTAGTGGCATCCTGGAGACATATAAGGTACTTGGTTTAGTATTATATAACATGATGATAGTTCAGCCATTATTCTTGTGTGTTCTTTGTCAGTGTCTGATCTTTTTCCATGCCTTTCTGTTTCAGATCGCCGCTGCAAATGGTGTGGCATAGTATACAGCTACAAAGAGAGCTGGTATGTAATGTGCCATATAAAAGTGTGCAGAAAGCTTGTTGACACAGGAGAGGCATCTTGTGCCTTAGAAAGTGCTTGTGATGAGGCATCACCTTCACCACAACCTGATATGTCTTTTGAAGAAGTGTATAAAAGATTTATTGAGAATGAAAGGATGAAAGACCAGATGATTCACTCTGTGGAAAAGGCTTTTACCTGCACTGAGTGTGGAAAAAAGTTCGAGCGAGCTGCCACTCTGAAGAAACATAGAGAGACTCACTCTGCAGAATACTTATTTGAGTGTTCTAAGTGTGGGAAAAGGTTTAGGGAAAATGACACTCTAGAGATACACAAGACAAAGCACACTCGACAAAAGAAATTAGAGTGTTCAGAATGTGGGAAAAAGTTTATTTCACAGACTCCTTTGAAGCGCCATCTGTTGGCTCACTGTGGAGTAAAACCATTTAAGTGTTCCGGGTGTGGGAAAAAGTTTACGTCAAAGAGTTCTCTAAATTTGCACCAACAGActcatttagaagcaaaaatgttcAAGTGCTCTATGTGTGAGGAATGGTTTAATCAACGTTGTCTGCTGACGAGACACCAGAGGGGACATACTGGAGAAAACCCTTAAGACAAAACCAATTAAGTATTCTGACTCTGGAAATAAAATTTAATGAAAGTGGTGATCTGGTGAAAAAAACATGAGTATTCTGAGTGTGGGAAAAAGGTTGAATGGAAGTGATAATAAGCCAAAGAGACACCAGATCATTCACAAAGAGTTGTAGATGATTTGTCACATTCACATCTGACATCGGATGTAAACAGAAGTATGACAGCAAAGGGAACTACATCTATTTACGTTATAATAGTGAAGGCCCGAACAACGCTTAATTCCTTTCTgtatgattaattattttttactgtaaATTACAAGAATCAAAGAAATTACTCCTAGAGTggccattttttttgtttcaaatatAAAGCTATTTGtaattatgtgtgttttatacccTATATATCTCATAAGGTCTAAATCCCCCCATCTTAGCAGATAGCTCATCATAGCTGCCACTCCACATCCTAACAGTGAAACCAGAACTAAACATCGCATCCACTGCAACCACTCTCGTTgctgtggggggcttaggaggcggggACCGGACCTAAttcctcacctcaactaattttgcttggtcttttcttctccccccctccttttcctttttcttcatccctttcttctgtccgCTTCCAAAGCTGTGAGAGCCATGGGCCatagccatgggcacggtattcctttGGTttattgtctagcccttacccctcatggaGACCCGTttcctccccatttatttcaggctcaccatagcccataataaagacttttttttatctgtattagatggattgaggcttgccccttcatcaactagcttATCTAAATTTAATTTTATTGGTTACCCgaaccctgcctctcctttgaccacagctccgaccactgatactaataccccctcctcaatgtttACTGTCGACTCTGTCCTTTCCAAATCATCCATCCAGATCATTACTCAACCtttagaatacaccccttcctctctcccaacatcctaaATCTTCTGCTGCACAGTCTTCTTTgttgtctacccccacccccttattactactctccatccttattgtcctcctcccaacaTTACTACCACTCTCCATACCGCCTCATCTTCCTCAAGCCCTCGTCCTATTGCTTCCAATTCAGCAcaccttttgagtaccctttttgttcccagccaagtgggatcgatTCTTTGCGATTCCCTCTACAGCCcccatactctgacaatacccttatCTTCCAACAATGTGtccaaaacaagtaggcaaagtttccgatcgttcacgccttgtcccaagctcgtgcactatctatcctgactgacctcactggcaaacctattcctgcccaaccttaATGCTTGTATCAGAACTTTTCCATCTCCCtgactgattgtcctgtctacgaCAAGTACTGGTCAGACTGAAAACAACTTGCTCGCATACCTTGTTGACTATGATGCATTAgaagtccagtgctacactattcctcccagtgGCCAATGTAAGTCCTATactaatattgccaagattagctttcATAGACATGACCTACCCCATGAGATTTATATTGATGGAGTGTccttccctgtccgaccatatcgacccTTTCCCCGTCAATATCAGAAATGTTGGCGGTTTGGCCACtcagccaaacactgtcgctccacagcccgctgctctctgtgtgcccaacctggtcatagctgttcaaattgctctgttcagtcaattgtggtggctcccataggGTATTtcataggagctgccctgcctagaagctcgaatctgaggtagcagatTCAAACAAGGCCTcacactctacgtgaagccagacaagaagcacgcatgcgaggtttttctctttctacctatttcaaAACTGTACTTCgctccgctcccctcccatctGCTCACGAAGTCTCAGCATCTGTCTCAGTATCTCTTCCCACTATCCCGAACCATCCTATCtcgtactccctctctcccccagtcaaattccttttcctatCTAAATACAGAtattccaatctctaccacttccgcagtgctacctctcctctcctgtcacACGAGACAATCTAgacgttccaccccatcttctcctaccacatctacatccacctctccctctgctgtTCGAacatctattccttcttctcctccacataagaaaCCTCTATTTCTcaaacctccccacccaactcccctccagaaactcttaaAGACATCCAAGGCTACCTAAACATGACTCAAGATCCACTCCCTCATCCAGCCTCTAATCCCCCTCATTCCTAttcgctctacattcaaagtatttgccgatacccattctcctcctcctcaagttcccccttcctctcttcctcccactccccccccccccccccccgaaaaacaccccatcctctcctcctccatgtacatcatcattccctctctcttgcccattATCCTTACCTCTTCTACCtggatgctcacgtgactcccttatgtcacaacaatgtccttctcCGGATCCTTCCcactcctgacattcttcccgatacttctccaccttcccctcttccctcatctcattCTCTGGATTTTTCCCCTTACTTCGACAACTACCATTTCTACCCGTATTACCCTCTGATTGTTTCATAATTTCCCTTTCACAGTTTTCCTAATAAAagtgttactctccctttctcagacacacactctccaCTTGATCTGATCGTTTTGTACCTTTAACCACGTCCCCGTTTGCAAATCCCCACTGCATTCCGTGTgctccccctctatacccttttcactactgtTGTGTCCTACAGCGTTCTACATCCTTAGACATCTCGCGCATCTTAGACTGATCTTTAACTCATTCCCACCCTTtctcgccacaatactttaccacagtgctatgtgacctttgatgtttagcacatttatttcttctaactattaaccattatatatatatatatatatatatatatatacatatatatacatatatatatacacacacacacacacacacacacacacacacacacacacacacacatatagatatatacacacatatatacatatatatacatatataaccatatatatacatatacatatacataaaactatttaattatatatatatatatatatatatatctgtgtgtgtgtgtgtgtgtatctgtgtgtgtgtatagatacacttatatacatatatttttatatatatgtatatatattatatatatattatatatatattatatatatattatatatattatatatatattatatgtatatatgcacacacacacacacacacacacacacacacacatatacacacatacatacatatccatatatacatatacatagttatatatatatatatatatatataatatatatataccggtagttgaatagttatatttacatatatagttatatacatacatacatacatacatatatatatatatatttatccatatatatataatatatatatttatatatatatatatatatatatatatatatatatatatgttatacacacacacacacatacatatatagttacttaaatatatatatatatatatatatatatatatataatgtaaatgtatacatacatacaaacatagatacacatgtatacataattatatatgtgtgtgtgtgtgtgtgtgtgtgtgtgtgtgtgtgtgtgtgtgtgtgtgtgtgtgtgtgtgtgtgtgtgtgtgtgtgtgtgtgtacatatatatatatacacacacacatatatatatatatacacacacgcaagtggTGGACGTAATAGATTATCTATCGATAAGAGCGTGGAATATCTTAGTAATGTAatttccagtaatcgattacccAACGATTACTCAAGGAGTCAGTTTAGAGCTGAGCGCCGCCTCAATAAATCTGTAacactttttctttgcttttttttttttttactctacaaGATGGTATAAGTTATTTATACGAATGGTTGATTACGAAGTAACATTTGTCATCTAT harbors:
- the LOC125048312 gene encoding oocyte zinc finger protein XlCOF6-like, coding for MNKTKDRRCKWCGIVYSYKESWYVMCHIKVCRKLVDTGEASCALESACDEASPSPQPDMSFEEVYKRFIENERMKDQMIHSVEKAFTCTECGKKFERAATLKKHRETHSAEYLFECSKCGKRFRENDTLEIHKTKHTRQKKLECSECGKKFISQTPLKRHLLAHCGVKPFKCSGCGKKFTSKSSLNLHQQTHLEAKMFKCSMCEEWFNQRCLLTRHQRGHTGENP